One genomic window of Panicum hallii strain FIL2 chromosome 6, PHallii_v3.1, whole genome shotgun sequence includes the following:
- the LOC112897730 gene encoding glycosyltransferase family 92 protein Os08g0121900 isoform X2 — protein MVMSAKERKLSRLGSCKGSAVAGGCGGGGGSPAARGHRSAAASAAGPQRRLFAALFAFLCAGVVVIGGVHVIGASFRPVLRTAWPSGTLNAISSDAGAQQAGGGADTVLPSVQIRHAVGFPDRVLLILKDGSSLPAPERFECLYSPANSSELRYRALLAVSLPDGSRLVHCPAEPSGMDISLSLSLSPPVAPLQWDRLVYTALVDTRDNSTVVFSKGMNLRPGRLGVASRYQCVFGRDLSKPKHVLTSPVISAAQEIFRCVTPARIRRYLRMSTDANSNGDTDDKPMLVSIRTKGQRDSTLPSIAEPEPLPRYNRHRRQKAHSMCVCTMLRNQARFLREWIIYHSHIGVERWFIYDNNSDDDIEQVLNTMDPSRYNITRHLWPWMKSQEAGFAHCALRARESCEWVGFIDIDEFLHFPGNQTLADILQNYSNRRRIGELRTACHSFGPSGRTKIPKKGVTTGYTCRLAAPERHKSIVRPDALNPSLINVVHHFHLKEGVRYVNIGQGVMLINHYKYQVWEVFKDKFSGRVATYVADWQDEENVGSRDRAPGLGTKPVEPEDWPRRFCEVYDTGLKDFVHKAFTDPDTGSLPW, from the exons atggtgaTGTCGGCGAAGGAGAGGAAGCTCAGCAGGCTCGGGAGTTGCAAGGGTTCCGCGGTTGCGGGAggttgcggcggcggtggaggttcCCCCGCCGCTAGGGGTCACCGGTCGGCGGCGGCATCCGCGGCGGGGCCGCAGCGGCGTCTGTTCGCGGCGCTCTTCGCGTTCCTGTGCGCTGGTGTGGTCGTCATTGGCGGCGTTCACGTCATTGGAG CATCGTTCCGGCCAGTACTCAGGACGGCGTGGCCGTCGGGGACCCTGAACGCCATTTCCTCTGATGCCGGAGCGCAGCAAGCTGGGGGCGGCGCAGACACCGTGTTGCCGTCAGTCCAAATCCGGCACGCGGTTGGCTTCCCGGACCGCGTTCTCCTGATCCTCAAGGACGGGTCGTCGCTGCCAGCTCCGGAGCGGTTTGAGTGTCTGTACTCCCCTGCCAATTCCTCGGAGCTGCGCTACCGAGCCCTCTTGGCAGTGTCTTTGCCAGATGGATCCAGACTCGTCCATTGCCCTGCTGAGCCATCTGGTATGGATATCTCACTGTCATTGTCCCTGTCACCTCCGGTGGCGCCGCTACAATGGGACAGGCTTGTGTACACCGCACTTGTTGACACCAGGGACAACTCCACTGTTGTGTTCTCCAAGGGGATGAACCTCCGTCCAGGCCGTTTGGGTGTGGCATCGCGATATCAGTGCGTCTTTGGCCGGGACCTATCGAAGCCGAAGCATGTGCTCACCTCCCCTGTGATTTCTGCAGCACAGGAGATTTTCCGGTGTGTAACACCAGCTCGCATTCGACGGTATCTGAGGATGTCAACTGATGCTAACAGCAATGGAGACACTGATGATAAGCCTATGTTGGTCTCCATCAGGACAAAGGGCCAGAGGGACTCTACACTACCCTCAATCGCTGAACCTGAGCCACTTCCTCGGTATAACAGGCATCGGCGGCAAAAGGCACACTCAATGTGTGTATGCACCATGCTGCGCAACCAAGCAAGGTTTCTCCGAGAATGGATCATCTACCACTCCCATATTGGTGTGGAGCGGTGGTTCATCTATGACAACAACAGTGATGATGACATTGAGCAGGTCCTCAATACCATGGATCCATCAAGGTACAACATCACGCGCCATCTGTGGCCATGGATGAAGTCTCAGGAGGCAGGTTTTGCACATTGTGCTCTCAGGGCCCGAGAGAGCTGTGAGTGGGTGGGGTTCATCGACATCGACGAGTTCTTGCACTTCCCTGGCAACCAGACTCTAGCAGATATTCTCCAGAACTACTCAAACAGGCGACGGATCGGTGAGCTCAGGACTGCGTGCCACAGCTTCGGTCCATCAGGTCGGACCAAAATTCCCAAGAAAGGCGTTACAACAGGCTATACCTGCCGGCTGGCTGCGCCGGAGCGCCACAAGTCAATTGTCAGGCCGGACGCATTAAACCCATCACTCATCAATGTGGTGCATCATTTCCATCTGAAAGAAGGGGTGAGGTATGTGAACATTGGTCAGGGAGTGATGCTGATCAACCACTACAAGTACCAAGTTTGGGAGGTGTTCAAGGATAAGTTTTCTGGCCGTGTCGCAACATATGTTGCAGATTGGCAGGATGAAGAGAATGTGGGATCCAGGGACAGGGCACCAGGATTAGGGACCAAGCCGGTGGAACCAGAGGATTGGCCTCGACGGTTCTGTGAAGTATATGATACCGGTCTTAAAGATTTTGTGCATAAAGCTTTCACAGATCCAGACACTGGAAGTCTTCCATGGTAA
- the LOC112897730 gene encoding glycosyltransferase family 92 protein Os08g0121900 isoform X3 has translation MPSHEQSSFRPVLRTAWPSGTLNAISSDAGAQQAGGGADTVLPSVQIRHAVGFPDRVLLILKDGSSLPAPERFECLYSPANSSELRYRALLAVSLPDGSRLVHCPAEPSGMDISLSLSLSPPVAPLQWDRLVYTALVDTRDNSTVVFSKGMNLRPGRLGVASRYQCVFGRDLSKPKHVLTSPVISAAQEIFRCVTPARIRRYLRMSTDANSNGDTDDKPMLVSIRTKGQRDSTLPSIAEPEPLPRYNRHRRQKAHSMCVCTMLRNQARFLREWIIYHSHIGVERWFIYDNNSDDDIEQVLNTMDPSRYNITRHLWPWMKSQEAGFAHCALRARESCEWVGFIDIDEFLHFPGNQTLADILQNYSNRRRIGELRTACHSFGPSGRTKIPKKGVTTGYTCRLAAPERHKSIVRPDALNPSLINVVHHFHLKEGVRYVNIGQGVMLINHYKYQVWEVFKDKFSGRVATYVADWQDEENVGSRDRAPGLGTKPVEPEDWPRRFCEVYDTGLKDFVHKAFTDPDTGSLPW, from the exons ATGCCGTCACATGAACAGT CATCGTTCCGGCCAGTACTCAGGACGGCGTGGCCGTCGGGGACCCTGAACGCCATTTCCTCTGATGCCGGAGCGCAGCAAGCTGGGGGCGGCGCAGACACCGTGTTGCCGTCAGTCCAAATCCGGCACGCGGTTGGCTTCCCGGACCGCGTTCTCCTGATCCTCAAGGACGGGTCGTCGCTGCCAGCTCCGGAGCGGTTTGAGTGTCTGTACTCCCCTGCCAATTCCTCGGAGCTGCGCTACCGAGCCCTCTTGGCAGTGTCTTTGCCAGATGGATCCAGACTCGTCCATTGCCCTGCTGAGCCATCTGGTATGGATATCTCACTGTCATTGTCCCTGTCACCTCCGGTGGCGCCGCTACAATGGGACAGGCTTGTGTACACCGCACTTGTTGACACCAGGGACAACTCCACTGTTGTGTTCTCCAAGGGGATGAACCTCCGTCCAGGCCGTTTGGGTGTGGCATCGCGATATCAGTGCGTCTTTGGCCGGGACCTATCGAAGCCGAAGCATGTGCTCACCTCCCCTGTGATTTCTGCAGCACAGGAGATTTTCCGGTGTGTAACACCAGCTCGCATTCGACGGTATCTGAGGATGTCAACTGATGCTAACAGCAATGGAGACACTGATGATAAGCCTATGTTGGTCTCCATCAGGACAAAGGGCCAGAGGGACTCTACACTACCCTCAATCGCTGAACCTGAGCCACTTCCTCGGTATAACAGGCATCGGCGGCAAAAGGCACACTCAATGTGTGTATGCACCATGCTGCGCAACCAAGCAAGGTTTCTCCGAGAATGGATCATCTACCACTCCCATATTGGTGTGGAGCGGTGGTTCATCTATGACAACAACAGTGATGATGACATTGAGCAGGTCCTCAATACCATGGATCCATCAAGGTACAACATCACGCGCCATCTGTGGCCATGGATGAAGTCTCAGGAGGCAGGTTTTGCACATTGTGCTCTCAGGGCCCGAGAGAGCTGTGAGTGGGTGGGGTTCATCGACATCGACGAGTTCTTGCACTTCCCTGGCAACCAGACTCTAGCAGATATTCTCCAGAACTACTCAAACAGGCGACGGATCGGTGAGCTCAGGACTGCGTGCCACAGCTTCGGTCCATCAGGTCGGACCAAAATTCCCAAGAAAGGCGTTACAACAGGCTATACCTGCCGGCTGGCTGCGCCGGAGCGCCACAAGTCAATTGTCAGGCCGGACGCATTAAACCCATCACTCATCAATGTGGTGCATCATTTCCATCTGAAAGAAGGGGTGAGGTATGTGAACATTGGTCAGGGAGTGATGCTGATCAACCACTACAAGTACCAAGTTTGGGAGGTGTTCAAGGATAAGTTTTCTGGCCGTGTCGCAACATATGTTGCAGATTGGCAGGATGAAGAGAATGTGGGATCCAGGGACAGGGCACCAGGATTAGGGACCAAGCCGGTGGAACCAGAGGATTGGCCTCGACGGTTCTGTGAAGTATATGATACCGGTCTTAAAGATTTTGTGCATAAAGCTTTCACAGATCCAGACACTGGAAGTCTTCCATGGTAA
- the LOC112897730 gene encoding glycosyltransferase family 92 protein Os08g0121900 isoform X1: MVMSAKERKLSRLGSCKGSAVAGGCGGGGGSPAARGHRSAAASAAGPQRRLFAALFAFLCAGVVVIGGVHVIGGVDVLVPDAASFRPVLRTAWPSGTLNAISSDAGAQQAGGGADTVLPSVQIRHAVGFPDRVLLILKDGSSLPAPERFECLYSPANSSELRYRALLAVSLPDGSRLVHCPAEPSGMDISLSLSLSPPVAPLQWDRLVYTALVDTRDNSTVVFSKGMNLRPGRLGVASRYQCVFGRDLSKPKHVLTSPVISAAQEIFRCVTPARIRRYLRMSTDANSNGDTDDKPMLVSIRTKGQRDSTLPSIAEPEPLPRYNRHRRQKAHSMCVCTMLRNQARFLREWIIYHSHIGVERWFIYDNNSDDDIEQVLNTMDPSRYNITRHLWPWMKSQEAGFAHCALRARESCEWVGFIDIDEFLHFPGNQTLADILQNYSNRRRIGELRTACHSFGPSGRTKIPKKGVTTGYTCRLAAPERHKSIVRPDALNPSLINVVHHFHLKEGVRYVNIGQGVMLINHYKYQVWEVFKDKFSGRVATYVADWQDEENVGSRDRAPGLGTKPVEPEDWPRRFCEVYDTGLKDFVHKAFTDPDTGSLPW, translated from the exons atggtgaTGTCGGCGAAGGAGAGGAAGCTCAGCAGGCTCGGGAGTTGCAAGGGTTCCGCGGTTGCGGGAggttgcggcggcggtggaggttcCCCCGCCGCTAGGGGTCACCGGTCGGCGGCGGCATCCGCGGCGGGGCCGCAGCGGCGTCTGTTCGCGGCGCTCTTCGCGTTCCTGTGCGCTGGTGTGGTCGTCATTGGCGGCGTTCACGTCATTGGAG GTGTTGATGTTCTTGTCCCTGATGCAGCATCGTTCCGGCCAGTACTCAGGACGGCGTGGCCGTCGGGGACCCTGAACGCCATTTCCTCTGATGCCGGAGCGCAGCAAGCTGGGGGCGGCGCAGACACCGTGTTGCCGTCAGTCCAAATCCGGCACGCGGTTGGCTTCCCGGACCGCGTTCTCCTGATCCTCAAGGACGGGTCGTCGCTGCCAGCTCCGGAGCGGTTTGAGTGTCTGTACTCCCCTGCCAATTCCTCGGAGCTGCGCTACCGAGCCCTCTTGGCAGTGTCTTTGCCAGATGGATCCAGACTCGTCCATTGCCCTGCTGAGCCATCTGGTATGGATATCTCACTGTCATTGTCCCTGTCACCTCCGGTGGCGCCGCTACAATGGGACAGGCTTGTGTACACCGCACTTGTTGACACCAGGGACAACTCCACTGTTGTGTTCTCCAAGGGGATGAACCTCCGTCCAGGCCGTTTGGGTGTGGCATCGCGATATCAGTGCGTCTTTGGCCGGGACCTATCGAAGCCGAAGCATGTGCTCACCTCCCCTGTGATTTCTGCAGCACAGGAGATTTTCCGGTGTGTAACACCAGCTCGCATTCGACGGTATCTGAGGATGTCAACTGATGCTAACAGCAATGGAGACACTGATGATAAGCCTATGTTGGTCTCCATCAGGACAAAGGGCCAGAGGGACTCTACACTACCCTCAATCGCTGAACCTGAGCCACTTCCTCGGTATAACAGGCATCGGCGGCAAAAGGCACACTCAATGTGTGTATGCACCATGCTGCGCAACCAAGCAAGGTTTCTCCGAGAATGGATCATCTACCACTCCCATATTGGTGTGGAGCGGTGGTTCATCTATGACAACAACAGTGATGATGACATTGAGCAGGTCCTCAATACCATGGATCCATCAAGGTACAACATCACGCGCCATCTGTGGCCATGGATGAAGTCTCAGGAGGCAGGTTTTGCACATTGTGCTCTCAGGGCCCGAGAGAGCTGTGAGTGGGTGGGGTTCATCGACATCGACGAGTTCTTGCACTTCCCTGGCAACCAGACTCTAGCAGATATTCTCCAGAACTACTCAAACAGGCGACGGATCGGTGAGCTCAGGACTGCGTGCCACAGCTTCGGTCCATCAGGTCGGACCAAAATTCCCAAGAAAGGCGTTACAACAGGCTATACCTGCCGGCTGGCTGCGCCGGAGCGCCACAAGTCAATTGTCAGGCCGGACGCATTAAACCCATCACTCATCAATGTGGTGCATCATTTCCATCTGAAAGAAGGGGTGAGGTATGTGAACATTGGTCAGGGAGTGATGCTGATCAACCACTACAAGTACCAAGTTTGGGAGGTGTTCAAGGATAAGTTTTCTGGCCGTGTCGCAACATATGTTGCAGATTGGCAGGATGAAGAGAATGTGGGATCCAGGGACAGGGCACCAGGATTAGGGACCAAGCCGGTGGAACCAGAGGATTGGCCTCGACGGTTCTGTGAAGTATATGATACCGGTCTTAAAGATTTTGTGCATAAAGCTTTCACAGATCCAGACACTGGAAGTCTTCCATGGTAA
- the LOC112896744 gene encoding serine/threonine protein phosphatase 2A 57 kDa regulatory subunit B' theta isoform-like, which translates to MIKQILGRLPKKPAKSGEKELAGAGTSLPSPTADARTTTDLTMSSRLVNPSSYASTVTNPGQNYAARNAGAGAGVSNGFTASAGYEALPSFRDVPASEKPSLFLRKLAMCCVVFDFTDPTKDVKEKEIKRQTLLELVDYITSATGKFPEPVVQEVIKMVSINLFRAPNPAPRENKVLESFDLEEEEPVMDPAWPHLQIVYELFLRFIQSPETDAKLAKRYIDHGFIIRLLDLFDSEDPREREYLKTILHRIYGKFMVHRPFIRKAINNIFYRFIFETEKHNGIAELLEILGSIINGFALPLKEEHKLFLVRALIPLHKPKCVAMYHQQLSYCVTQFVEKDCKLADTVIRGLLKYWPITNSSKEVMFLGELEEVLEATQPAEFQRCMVPLFRQIARCLCSSHFQVAERALFLWNNDHIEGLIKQNSKVILPIIFPALERNTKGHWNQAVQSLSLNVRKIFMDHEPGLFEECRKKFEEEEAQEASKTSKREAVWKRLEEIALSKSAQ; encoded by the exons GGCCGGCTTCCCAAGAAGCCGGCCAAGTCCGGCGAGAAGGAGTTGGCCGGAGCGGGCACGTCGCTGCCCAGCCCGACAGCCGATGCAAGAACCACCACGGATTTGACCATGTCTAGCAGGCTCGTCAATCCCAGCAGTTATGCCTCCACGGTCACAAATCCCGGCCAGAACTACGCGGCCAGGAACGCCGGCGCTGGTGCCGGCGTCAGCAACGGGTTCACGGCCTCGGCCGGGTACGAGGCGCTCCCGAGCTTCCGGGACGTGCCGGCCTCCGAGAAGCCCAGCCTGTTCCTCAGGAAGCTGGCCATGTGCTGCGTGGTGTTTGACTTCACGGACCCGACCAAGGATGTGAAGGAGAAGGAGATCAAGAGGCAGACGTTGCTTGAGCTGGTGGACTATATCACCTCTGCCACCGGGAAGTTCCCGGAGCCTGTTGTCCAGGAGGTCATCAAGATGGTGTCTATAAATTTGTTCAGAGCCCCAAACCCTGCTCCGAGAGAGAACAAGGTGCTCGAGTCGTTCGACTTGGAGGAGGAAGAGCCTGTCATGGACCCGGCATGGCCTCACTTGCAGATTGTATATGAACTGTTCTTGAGATTTATTCAGTCTCCTGAGACAGATGCAAAGCTGGCCAAGAGGTACATTGATCATGGTTTTATTATCAGGCTTCTTGATCTCTTTGACTCAGAGGATCCTAGGGAGAGGGAGTACTTGAAAACAATACTTCACAGGATATATGGCAAGTTCATGGTGCACCGTCCATTCATCAGGAAGGCAATTAATAATATCTTCTACAGGTTCATATTTGAGACAGAGAAGCATAATGGGATTGCAGAGCTGTTAGAGATTTTGGGGAGTATAATTAATGGCTTCGCTTTGCCGCTCAAGGAAGAGCACAAATTGTTTTTGGTCCGGGCATTGATTCCACTCCACAAACCAAAATGTGTTGCCATGTACCATCAGCAACTGTCATACTGTGTCACTCAGTTTGTTGAGAAAGATTGCAAGCTTGCTGATACTGTCATAAGGGGTTTACTGAAGTATTGGCCCATCACGAATAGCTCAAAGGAGGTGATGTTTTTGGGTGAGCTAGAGGAGGTACTAGAGGCTACTCAGCCAGCAGAATTCCAGAGGTGTATGGTGCCCCTTTTTCGTCAGATCGCCCGTTGTTTATGCAGTTCTCACTTTCAG GTGGCAGAGAGAGCTCTCTTTCTATGGAACAATGACCATATTGAGGGTTTGATCAAACAGAACAGTAAGGTGATACTGCCCATAATCTTTCCTGCGTTAGAACGAAATACAAAAGGCCATTGGAACCAGGCAGTTCAAAGCTTGAGTCTAAATGTTCGTAAAATATTCATGGACCATGAACCTGGACTGTTTGAGGAGTGCCGAAAGAAGTTTGAGGAAGAGGAAGCTCAAGAAGCTAGCAAGACGTCCAAACGTGAGGCTGTATGGAAGCGTCTAGAAGAAATCGCCTTGTCAAAATCTGCTCAGTGA